In the genome of Catharus ustulatus isolate bCatUst1 chromosome 1, bCatUst1.pri.v2, whole genome shotgun sequence, the window GTGCCTATCCTAATATTTATTCTGCTGTTAAGCAGTGAGAATTGGTATTGATATTCTGATAAGCTTCATTGGATCAGATGTTTGACATCTTTCTGAACTGGACCTCAGGGAGCTTTATCAACAATTGCTAATTAGGAATCTTTGCTGTAATAATTAGCATTTACGtacctttcttctttccaagGTTCATTTTGTAGCTATGTCAATAGACTACATATCAGCAGAGATCTTAAATTTTCATTACTCTTGTGAGTAATTTGCAGAGTTGCAGGGAGATGACGTTGGTGACTTTTGTGCACAGGAGTAAAGATTGCTGGGTCAAGTTCCGACTGTGTTTGCAAGACACTTGAGACAGGCTTTTGTCTTCCAATGCTGGGTTTCATTTTAGCCCTTCTTTGGAGAGAACAGCTTTAGGAGGCCCCACAGCCTTGGAAATTCAGTATCATAAAGGAAGTTTAGAAGTTAGAGCTAGTCATACATTTTCCTCCAAGTACATGTTTTACAGTGACAAGCAAATTCTGTTTTAGAGcaacatataaaaatatctccattttctccccaaaacagTTTGAGGAATTCATCTTGGATGCCTGCATGTATCTGCTAGACAAAAGCAAGCTCAGTTTGAATGACAGAAGGGATCCTGCAAATGTGTCCAGAGCCATGTCTGCTTTGGTAAGCCACTTTCAGTGAAGTGCTTTGCCCCTCCATATCTTCTCTCCTCCTTACTTGCTCTTCTCTCCCTGGGACCATGAACACCCTTTCAGGAGGCATCTGAAATAGATTCCTTTGGGAAACTGCAAGCAAAGATATAGAGGCATTTTTGGGTGGAGGCAAGAGCCAAACAAAAATATGCATGTTCCCTCCCATCTTCAAAGCTTGCAGCTGCCTCATCAGTTGTTGTCCTTCTTCATCAGTTGTGTTGGGGCCAAAACAAGGGTTGTGTTTTGGGCAGGTAACTGCTCGTTGTGGTGCAACCCTTTTGGAGCCCTGTGATTTAAGACACAAGATGCAGAGTAAATTTTCACTGCCCCAAGCAGAGGCGCCACGTCCCTTTAGATAACCAGgggagcccccagccagcaccagcagccttGATGGGTCCCACATGGCTGTGAAGCACCTGTGGGAAGCCACAGGGTGGGCAGAGACCCTGGAGTTTAAGCCTCATTAAGCCTCatccctttatttttctcctttgtgtgTGTGGCCACAGGTTAATGCCAACGATGATAACGGAGTCGTTCTGGGGAACTGGTCTGGAAATTACATCAATGGAACATCCCCTATGGATTGGATTGGGAGTGTCACCATTTTGCAGAACTACTACAAAACCAAGAAGCCAGTCCGTTATGGCCAGTGCTGGGTCTTCGCAGGTGTCCTCAATACAGGTGAAAAGTGACCCCCTTCCATTCTCTGACATTTCAATTACTGTGCTAGTAAAAGAAATTACTATGCCTCTGAGCAACAAAGGTGGCAGGGTCTGTCTGTAAGGAGAGGATGAAGGAGTCAGGACTGCTCAaacagaagagaaggctttgggggTCAGATCTTTGTGTGTAAATGCCTGACAGGAAGGAGTGGGGCACAGAcaggctcttctcagtgatGCTCAGTGACAAGACCAGAGATGATAGGCACAGCCTAAACATGGGAGGTTCTGTCTGAACCtgggaaaacagcttttttcactgtgagagtgaccaggcactggcacagggtgcccagagaggttATGGAATCTACATCCTTGGAGATgttcaaaagccatctggacaCAGTCCTGAGCACCTCCTCTAGAGGACGCTGGGTGGGCAGAGGGGTCAGATGAGAGGATGCCCACCAGTCTGAGAGATTTTGTCACTTTGTATtttgtctgtctgtgctgcagttaTGCGTTGCCTGGGAGTGCCATCCCGCTGTGTGAGtacttttgatgcagcccaCGATACAGAGGAGAACCTGAGAGTTGACATTTACCTGAACgaaagaggagaaaagctgAACTCATTGTCCTTCGACTCTGTCTGGTACTGCCAAATGGGACTAACACTTCCTACACCCTGTGCTGCCTACACAGtaccccattcccagccccagcaatTCCTTTGAGAATTTCACTATTGCCTGGGGTTTGGTGCCCAGGAGAGAGAGgcggggagagagagagagaaagccAGTGGTTTCACAGGGTTATCCACAAATACCCATTAAATCTGCCCTTACTAAAGGATTAAGGGAGGCAGATCATGACTCTTCGGCCTGTAACAACTcactccttttctttccaacccaaatgcACGCAGGAACTTCCATGTGTGGAATGATGTCTGGATGAAGAGAACAGACCTGCCAAATGGGTTTGATGGCTGGCAGGCAATTGATTCAACCCCTCAGGAGCAAAGTCAAGGTAGGATTTGCCTAGAAAGGCTCTTCTGCAACTCCTGAGGGAGGTGGGGACATTTTGTGTGAAAAACATGCTTTCCAGTCAGCAAACCACGCACAACTTCAGGCACTGCAACAGTGACACTCTAAAGCAGCAGGTCTCACTCCTGCCACCTCAGCCCAGAATGAAAGGAACAGCACTTTTTGGTAGGCAGAAAACCAGCCTTGTGTGAACATGTGTGTTGTTTCAGGAGTTAGAGCACATCTAAGTCATTGGGGTCATGAGCCTGTTCATTGGTAGATGACAGGAGTGGTCACCAAAACTGGTAACTACACTCCCTGAACAGGTTCAGGGAatttgaaagtggaaaaaacccaaaaggttAATCCTCAGGGAAGTGTAGAAAGTGGAATATTGCCCAGAGATCAAACACAGGTGTCTGGACACAGCTGACTTCATAACCTGATACTGAAATTGGctaaggaagaaattttctaACACAATTTTGAAGCATTAGAAAGCAGGTATTCATTATCACAGCCCACTGGACACCTAGAGGATATCTCCTCTAATTGGGTGTATCATGAAACTTTACAACAAAGTATTTATTCCATCATGATCGTACATATTCATTAGAGTGTACCGCCTGGCTAATATATAAACATCACTTCTAGAAATAATTTGCATGCATCTGCCTCTTACTGGAAGGCCTTCTGTGGTTCAGGAGGGTTATCCAAAGGGGTCCCTGGTGGTCATACTCACTAAGTACCCACAGCGTTACAGGACTTTGATTGAATTTCCCTTAGGGCATGTGCTGTTGTTTCTTGTCACATAACGTTGCCACAAAAGCCATTATATTCCTCATTATTTGTTTATCCACTGGTTCCAGCTACATTTAGCATCCTGTATGACtacttttacattattttatctACTTCTTTGATACCCATTGCCCTTGTTTGGACACATCATCATCATGTCCCATTCCTTTTATCAAACCAAGCTGTGGCTTTCTAACACTAAAACTATCTAAGTGAGGGGAAACATGCAAAAGCTCCTATCAGACCTTGGTCATctataaaatattccaaatcAGTTGTGGGATAAATTAGAGGCTTTGGAGTTTGTTACTGAGTTGGAGGACTATCTACTGCTAAGTGTCAACTGCCATGGCCACAGATTCCTGcttgagtgtgtctgagtgtggAGCAAAAATTGGAGTCACTGCTGGTGTTCGGAAAATTAGCTAGTATTGAATGCTCTTTCTAGGTCGTTTCCAGTGTGGCCCATGCCCGGTGAAGGCTGTCCGGGAAGGAGATGTGTATTTGCCCTATGACAGCAAGTTTGTGTACGCAGAAGTGAATGCTGACAGAGTCTACTGGGTCGTCAAGAAGGTGAATGGCAAGGAGAAGTACTTCAAGGTTGGCACGGAGACCCAAGCCATTGGCAAGAACATCAGCACAAAAGCCGTGGGGCAGAACAGGCGGGAAGACATCACCCAGGAGTACAAGTACCCTGAAGGTAACAGCCCCCATCCTCTAAGGAAAAGCCAAAGAGGAGACCCCGACCACGCAGATCACCCCACAGCATGTGTAGTTTCCAGGAGAAAACTGCAGGAGTAGCTGCAGTGGCAAACTCAGTGTAAGGCCTGGAGACCCTCGGGAGGCAGCACTGCTCCCGGGCATCCTCATGCCCACAGTGACACCTATAGGCTGCTCTTCAGGGACACGAGCAAGCTTGCAGGCAGTGAAAGAAACGGGCTGAGTGATGAACCTAGTCGTCAGACTGacctttgctttatttcttcatcCTTCTCCATTTCATCTTTCCATTCCCCAAAccatactgggaaaaaaaaatcccacatttcctCCCCACAGTTTTTTAATATCCAGCCATGTTGTCCTAGACTGTTAAACCCTTCTTAGTGAGCAGGGCAAAAATATCAGGCTGAAGTATTTAAGAGTATCCATCCTCGAAATTGTCTCTTCCAGGACATTCTTCCAGTACAGAATGCTACAGTTAGATTTGGTGGTAGCATAAACCAAGAAGTTGTCCTAAGCAGAGGCTGGAGGTGCCCTGACATCCTCTCTGCTTATCAGCAAAAGCATAAGTAAAGGGAAGACAGCTCTGGGTAAGGAGACTGAGATACAGATGTCactcatatttttcttcatccaGGCTCCAAAGAGGAAAGGATGTCTATGCAAAGAGCTTACAGCTTCATACACCCTTCAGGATTGATGCCTCGTTCAGGCTATGCTTCGACTATACAAACACTGGGTGGGAACACCCAGCCTTTGGTCCTGAAGGAGCCAGTCACCAAGACTGGGCTTCAGCTTGAGATAAGCAATACAGAAGCTTTGTATCCTGGCAATCCCCTTGAAATGGCCATCACAGTGAagatctctgctcctgggaacTGGACCGTTGACCTTactggctcctgccagctgcagtaCTATACTGGAAAAGTTAAGGCAAATCTTGGAACTATCAAGGAGACCATCAATCTTGAAGGCACATCTGGTAAGCACAGAAAGCTTGCTATGTTCTGTACACTAATTTACTGTGGCAGACTGGGATTTGTACTGGCTTCAATATAGACCAGTGTATGGCTCTGTACTTTGTGAAGAGCAGAAATTGCCTGTCTAGAACCTACCTCCCTTGTAACTGCATTTGGAAGTCTCAGTTACAGACTGGGACCAAAACATGAaggccctgctgcagcttcaaGGAGGTGGTTAGAAATACATCAGTGAGGGCAGACAGAGGTTTTCATAGCATGAGTGAGATGTGCTGAAGCATCTCTCTCCTGTCTTCACTGTCTAAACATCAAAGATGTCACCACAGGCTTTGTGTGCATCCATGTGGATCATATCCCTCAGAGGATTTAGATGGTTGGAAATTTCATCCTTTTATGTTCTTGTGTTTGCCGCTCTAATTTGAGTGGTGGTGATGCTGGTAAGAgttattttctgaattctttGCCTAAGCAAATTCCCAGTTTGTGACTGCCTGCCTGGCTGATCCCTGGAGCTGtatgctgctctgcttttgcacATTTTTGAAAAACCTGGGTTGCATTTTTGATTCCAAGCAATGTAACTGAAATTTGCTAAACAAAAGAATAATAAGTGATAAATAATTAACAACCCTTGCTGACTCTGAGCATGAATCACtcaaaaacctccccaaaacaTCTTTGCTGCTGCCAAGTGCTGAGTATTTTCACTCATACACTGTTGCTGTCAAAATGCAGCATGGCAGAACACACAAAGGTATCCCCATATATACATGCATGCATATATACACTCAGGGAAAAGGACAggcatttttggttttattccctGAAGCCAGGAAGCTTTGCAGCTAAAGCAGTACTgaagcaccagcactgctgactTGGTGGCTTTTCTGAGCCCCTGGAAGGATGTCCAGGCAATTAAAGATAAAATCTGAAGTGAAAGGAAAGCCAGCAATTTTATAGCATGCAGAGAAACCCTCGAAGGTGCAGGCTTAGATGTACTcaacctcctgctcctctgccttctcctgaGTGCAGCCAGGGATGAGGGCTGCTGAGGTGCTGCATGTGAGCCCAAGCCAGTGCTTGTCTGAGCAGGGAGATGGTGGGACTCAGCCACCCTTCCCATGATCTGCATGTGCCAGGTACCACCCACCCAGCCAGGGCTTTCCCCCACAGGGACTAGGCCTGAGGGAAAGCAGGATGGTCTCAGCAAATATGGCTCATGCCACACCCTGGGACACCAGCCACCAGAGCTGACTTTGCCCCCCAATTCCTGGACATGTGAGATGAAGTATcaagttgtgttttctttcctgtagaGATGCAGATGCCCCTGAAAATAGCACCTGACGCGTACATGAAAACACTGTCCTCCGTGGAAGATGAAGTGCTCATCCTTGTCACTGCCATTGCTGAGGTCAAGGAAACAAACGACAAACTCACTAAGGAGACCTCAATGAGATTTGAGTATCCCCCCATCACTATCCAGGtgaggcagctgccagctgggcttCTGGGGGACAAGGGTTAAAGCTCTGCTCACTGCAGCACCATGGTGGTGTTAGCATTCCCAGGGGGATCTCCCAAACAGCTGCCTCCTGGGATGCTCAGTTCTTGGCATCTTATTTGGATATTCAACATTCATTTGAAGGTTGAAAGCAGCCATGACATGTAAGTTTTATTATTGCCCCATCTAAAAGGTGCAGGCAGGAGCTACTGGAGCAAAGGGGATGGAAGAGGACAGTTCACACAGGGCCAATCTCAAAGCCCACAGCTCTCcctcctgaaggaaaaaattgttgAGAAACCAGCTGGGAAAACATAGTGCTTCAGGAGGGTGGAAAGGATATGAAGGGGTTGACCCCCACCACACTGGTGGTGAGCAAACCTGCAACTCAGAAAACTCAGAAATCTTTATTACCCCTCTAATCCCCAgtctttgtgtttgtttctctctttcctcctctgccagaTGCCAGAAAAAGCCAAACTGTACAATGACTTCACCTGTGCATTCATCTTCAAGAACAAGCTGAATGTGATCCTGGAAAACTGCAAGCTGCTGGTGGAGGGCTTGGGCATATTTAAGATGACAACATTTGAGCAGGGGTAAGGAGATGAGCCAATGAAATGACCATGGCATGACTctgctctgtttattttttttaatgtccttgAAGAAGAGGTTAGGGGATTTGGAGTGAGAGGGACCTTTGCCAGCTGTGTTTGAAACTGCACTACATTTGGCCAGAAAGACCCACACAGTTGACAGGCTCAGGGCAGACAAGTATGACGGAGACCCTCCccatgctcctgctgtgctgcccaaCAAGTGTGAACACAGCTGCTTCCTTCAGAGCTGAATTTAGTGTTTCAGCAGTATGGGGAAGTCTGGGGAAGGTCCCCAGGATCACTGAGACCACCAGGAAGTGCCACCATTCCAGGCCCCATTTGCTGCACACTGGTCATGAGGGAAGGGAAACACTCACCCTAAACACATGCAGTGACTCCTTCTTTAAGTGCAATAATTCAAAAGGGGCAAATAACCCTAATTCGTGCTTGGactattttggtttttcctttgtCCTTAGGGATATAATGCCTGGCAGGATCATGAAGTCTGAAATAATATGCACTCCGACAAGACtaggagagaagaaaattgtAGCCAAGCTGATCTCAAACCAGATCAAAGGGATCTCTACAGAGAAGGCCATCACCATCACCGAGTAGGATCGGTGCCTTATCAGCATGCAGATGTTGGCCTTGCTAAATGTATTGCATTATTTGGCACTTCTTCCCTTCTTGATTGCTGCACAGtactttttaaagaacaaaaatgccATGAAGCTAAGCGAATTAAACTGGCTTAAGGGCATAGTTGCATTGATTGCAGTTAATTGTGATTCAATAAAGATTGTGAAAAATGACTGTgtgatttggtttgttttgtgaCAATATTGTCACATTGGGATGGCTCTGAATCCACAAGGGGATGTTCCTCTCTCAGACCAGGGATTGGAGCTTGTGTTGGTACCAGTTTCAGCCAGAGATTGGTGTAAgcctgggaagggcagcagtgctgtggtcCTacatggatggacacacagagacCTTACTGCACTAAGCACTGCTATGCAGCTCAAGGAACATTTGCCCTCCTGGGCAATTCCCTCTTCCTCCCAGCTCACCATATGGGGAATGCACCAGCATGTGCCTTTCCTTGTCTTTAGAGCTCAGAAAGAGCAAACCCAGCACAGTCTCCCCAGGTACCATTTTTCATAGATCTTCCCATCCCACttcttttgggggttttcaggCATTTTTGGAAGAGGCACCTTCTCCAGCAGCATTCATTACTAGTGCTTCCCTAGAAATGTATAACCTCTATTCTTCCCTGAACCTTGCTGGACTATAAGGAAGAACCTCGATGGCAGTGCACATCAGAAGCTCTTCCAGCCATAGCCACACTGGAGAAGACAACATCTGTGCACAGTGGGAGCCCACCACTGCACTGCACACCCCAGAAACTCCTGAGCCCACCTTTAGCAAGGGATTTCTCTGCGCCACAGAGTGGCCAGCAGAGTGGCACTGGGTTTGCCAGCATTTCCACAAGTGAAGAAGAAATCAGGTCACACAGTAGTATAGGGGGTAGtttatctgtttatttaaaagTCAAATGTTCAAGAATTAAGACAGTAGAGCTGAAAAAACAAATGGTGACTACATCTGGTTATGTGCCAGCCCATAAAaagggaagagggggaaaaaaaagaaaggacataaaaaggcaaaaaggttTTAACCACTCTCTTGTATTTCAAAGATTTGGGGAAATCCCAGATGAACACACAGATGGCTGCCAGGCCACAGAAGGGGGTCAAAGCTGCCctgtctcctgctgcctctctgccCACAGTGTTGTGTCacctcacagcagcacagggtccCTGAAAGGCCACCTCCTGTAGTGCCACAGCAGGGAGTGGGAACTCCTCTCCACAGGCAGAGTGGGTGCAGGGTCCATGCACATCATGTCCGCAGAGTAGGGAGGAGCGAGTGGTGCTTGGCAGATGAAATATTAGTTCTTTAGAAAGTACAAAAGCAACCAAAGGCACAAAAGGAGttccaaacagcaaaaaacatattttttcaagtGATGTAAATGCCctatttgcatttaaaacctGCTGTAGAAGACATCAGGTAAGAAGTACAAGAACACTTTCCACATATCCCACGACTCTGTCCATCACATATTAACACCTCACAGAGCAGTGATGGGATCTTCAGAGGACCATGTCCcactgagcagtgcagggggagCATGTTCCCCAGCCCCATAAATTTAGGGCTCTACAAACAGGCTCACCAGGATGCCTTTCATGGGATCTGGTGAGCCAGCCAGGACCATAGCAGCATGGTCTGAACACAAAGGTATGCTCTCACAAAGGGTAAGAAGTGTGTAGAAGGAAGGGAAGGTAAAATGAGCTTAGCTTCAATTCCATGAAAATCGTGTTTATTCTTAAGTCACCAGTCAATCATTAAAGAAGGAGGTTTATACAAAAGCTGTagataaaaaagatttttccaaCTTGTGAAGACTCATGATTTCTGACAGTTGTCACACTACATTGAGACAGAAAGGAGATGCTTCAAGGGGTACTGGGACTTTTGAAGGGGACAAGGGAGACTGACAGCCAAGAAATAAGATCTGATTTGCTGGGCATAGGAAGTCACCCTGCCACATCTTGGcaccacagctggagctggctgtccATGCTCAGTCTAAGGCACAGGGAAACATTCTTGTCTCATTTAGACAGTAactggaggagaggagatgaCTGTTCTGGCTCTTACTCTCCTCTTCACactacttttctgttttctctactaaaaaaacaaatccagaaatGCCAGCACCTGAGGAACAACGGGAGAGGTGGGAAACAGAAGCAAATGACAACTGCTCTCGTGATGAAGTGAACCAGGTTTGAGAGTGGAGGAGAAATTAGGCTGCCTCCATCCATGCCTACCCAAAGTCATGTCCCAGAGTAGGGTCCCTGTCCTGAGAAGCATCTCTGGAACGTAGTGCATGAAGGTCTCTCCCAAGCTGACATCTCTATTTGCCTGCCTCAAGCTGATTTTTAGCCATGGACTACTTCCTCCCTGTAGCACCATTCCAACTGAAGATACAGCACCAGAGGCAGGGGTGTTAACTGGATGCAGAGGCAGATCAGCAAGCCAAAATTAGAAAACATGAGCTAAAAAGGCCTCCTCCTCTTTCAACACCCCCATTGCTCCCTACAGGAAATCCCTTACAGACCTGTGTATGTTCCTGATGTCCCTTTCCTGTGGGATGCTGACAGAGATGAACATAGGCTAGTGCAGAAGGAGGAGAACTTCTTCCCTCAACATTCAGCTGCACAGGGCAAAGACATTCAAGACCTCATGTCTAAATGACCTGAGAGGATATCTCATTTTCCCTCAAATGTGGGGTGTTTCCCTTTATCCCAAAGGTTATAAATATGCAATTCCTAATGACGTTTTCTAGATCTACTTTTCACTAAAAAAGAGAAGAGGCATACAGAGAACAGGGGATGGGACAACTATTCAGAAATACCCTCTGGATTTTGGTGAAGCTGTGCTCCTTACAGTAAAGGCACTCTATTTGTTCCCAGTACCTTTGCCAGAAAAAGGGactgctgtggcagaggacaAGTCTAGGAGAGAATCTCATCTCTCCACAGTAGAACTGAATGTCACACAATTAATCCACACAAAGATGCTTTCTgaggcattaaaaataaacagaaaaaaaaaacttgcacAAATCCCATTTGATATTACTcctataaataataaaaacttcATACAGGTCTTTCACAATACTGTGCTTTCATCCCAAAaactcctttctcttccttttgagAGGAAGCAGTTATCTTTGGTTCAGGTTACAGAGAAGGGGGACATAAAAACAAGCATGTTATGTGAGGGGAAAACAGTAGCATATTTCTAGTCTCCTGTAAATTTAATGACAATTAATCTAAGGGATATgatagaagaaggaaaaaaaacacaaattaagaACAAATCTAAATTAAAAGTAGTCTGACATCTGGAGGATGCCAAGTGTTTGCAGTGCATCTgaatgcagcagctgccaggattTTGCTGCAACTACTGCCTCCTGCAGTGATGCCCTCTTACAAGTGATGGGTGTTCCTTCTACAGGTTCACCAGAATTCCCCAGGGGCTGGTTGCAAAATTAGTGTATGGAAGCCTGGCATAATGGCATGTACTAGTAGGACAGTGTTAAATCCCAGTAAGATTAGGAGGCACTATTCATTCTCTGCCAACTCTAGCTACCAAGACAAGCAGAGAAACATCTAAATTAGACAAGTCAAATGGAGGGAGGTAGTACCTCCATCACAGGATGTCCACATCACCCTCTCTTTTACTGCAAAAATAGTCCTGGTACCTGGCATAGAccacttccctgctccctggctgcagaGTTCAGCCAGACAGCTCCCACTCCACACAGACCTAGGGAAAAGCCTCCCCCTACTAGCACCAGCAGCTCGACATCCCAGCCAACTTGCGGCACTGGCCATGGGTGAATGCTCCTGCCAGCTTGGCACCATCACAAGCCCACCACCACCACTGACAAGCACCACCAGCCCTGGGAGTTCTCACAAGCACAGAGGGTAAAAATTAACCCCTGGAGATATTTCAGAGCCCAAAGGAATCACACCCAGGGTGAGCTCATCCACCTGCTGCATCCATAGCTCTGTATCCCACCTCTGCTAAGATCAGTGCACCAGCAACATTCATAACCCAGAAGCAGCACCTATGGGATGGACTAAAAAGGAtgcattttttcagaaaaccttCAGAGCTGCCTAATCTTGCCATCACACATTTAGTCCTCCAAAGGGCTGTAAGAACAAAAGATTAATCAAACTCCCCAGAATGGCACATTTCTGGGAACTGGAGCCAATCTATCTGACAGTTATAAACTGTCCTTAAAGGCCATGTAAGAAAAGATCAATAAAGCAGCTGACACAGGTCTGAAAAGGAGCTCATGAACCCCATCACTTACGAACCTCTCTCTGAAGATTTGCCTTGCTTCTGATAGTGCTGTAGTGTCTGTCCTAGACCAATACTCCTGAATTTTTTAATGCACCAGAAAGTATGTTAAAAATCAACCCTTACATCTCCAAcacaagcatttaaaaaaaaaaaaaaaagcaaacaaaaaaaaaccccaaaaaacacctgaaagaTTCTCCTGGAGGACGCTTTGCTTATTCACGCAACATTTGGATGGCAACATCTCGAGCCAGAAACTGCTCGATTTCTTCTTGGGTCATTATTTCagatgcaggagctgctgccaccgcTTCCGCTGGTGCTGGGCTCTCGCAGTTCAGGTTTGAAAAAGGGTTGAACCAACCCAGGGAAAAGGCACCTCCAAACGCCAGCTTCATTCCTTCCCAGCCACTGATCTTCTCCCAGGTTGGTTTCTGATTTTTAAGTCGCTCAATACCCTGCAAGAAGAGAAGAGTTTATGGTCATCTCACACTTACAGCAGGTATTTGGGCACCAAGCACTGTAGCACATGCAGAACTGCCTACCAGGCTAATGCTATTCCAGTTTGAGCTAAAAATGAAGACAGACACTGCATTATTGAGAGTTTCATCTCCAAATTTAACAGCAAGACCCTCACACAAGATCAAATTCATGGACTGTCTGAAATCTTGCTGAGGTACTTTGGCATCAGTTGCTATTGATTTTTAGGAAACAGAGGGCTTCTGAAAA includes:
- the TGM4 gene encoding protein-glutamine gamma-glutamyltransferase 4, whose translation is MFSNTEMSLKVTGIDFLKSQNTQQHHTDGYNIKNLVVRRGQPFQVQVSLNRELRPADKLSLRFGIGENPMKNRGSLLSLKPEREDFNGWKISVVKKNGKECLLSVTSSPNAPVGKYNLHVKTDTNIYKPENGAIYLLFNPWCEDDVVYMANEAQKKEYVLNDTGYIYVGSAYSIYDRPWNFGQFEEFILDACMYLLDKSKLSLNDRRDPANVSRAMSALVNANDDNGVVLGNWSGNYINGTSPMDWIGSVTILQNYYKTKKPVRYGQCWVFAGVLNTVMRCLGVPSRCVSTFDAAHDTEENLRVDIYLNERGEKLNSLSFDSVWNFHVWNDVWMKRTDLPNGFDGWQAIDSTPQEQSQGRFQCGPCPVKAVREGDVYLPYDSKFVYAEVNADRVYWVVKKVNGKEKYFKVGTETQAIGKNISTKAVGQNRREDITQEYKYPEGSKEERMSMQRAYSFIHPSGLMPRSGYASTIQTLGGNTQPLVLKEPVTKTGLQLEISNTEALYPGNPLEMAITVKISAPGNWTVDLTGSCQLQYYTGKVKANLGTIKETINLEGTSEMQMPLKIAPDAYMKTLSSVEDEVLILVTAIAEVKETNDKLTKETSMRFEYPPITIQMPEKAKLYNDFTCAFIFKNKLNVILENCKLLVEGLGIFKMTTFEQGDIMPGRIMKSEIICTPTRLGEKKIVAKLISNQIKGISTEKAITITE